The Natronolimnobius baerhuensis DNA segment GACTGGTTGTCTCTGTCCGTAGTGTTGCCTCAGGTGAGTCGACCGTTCGCCAACAGGTTTCGGCAAGCGCTGCAAGGTCAACAGCCTGGATATCGTCGACAGCGCCCCCATCTCGTGCGATTGTGAGCAGATCATCAATGAGCGCCTCCATCCGCTCGTGAGAGTGTTCGATTTCGGCAAGTCGCGAGTCATCGTAGTCATCTTGGATCGACTCTAGGTAGCCGATGGCCACGTTCAATGGATTTCGCAGGTCGTGCGAAACAACGGACGCGAATTCATCGAGCCGATTGTTCTGAGCGACAAGTTGATTGAACTGGGAGCGGTGCGCGAGCAGATTCGAGAGTCGACGGATGAGTATCTGCTGTTGAACCGGTGCATCGACAACATCATCAATAAGCGGTCTGTCGTCCCCGGGGGCTGTCAACAGTGACTCGTCGACGGTCGTCTCGGTCCGTCGAATCAGGACGATTGGAGTAAACGACGGGTCAGCCCCACTATCCAATCGCTCGAGTCGGTCGTGGTACTGTGAGAACGCCCGGTCGTCGACCAGATACAGATCACCGATCAGTTCGTCCATCACAGTACTGACCGTAAACTGGTCTTCGAGGAGTCCCTCCAGTGCGTTTCTGTTGGCCTCGTCGGCGACGAGCAACTGAACCGTATTCGTCGTCTCGGTCGTCATCGGATCAGTGAAATGGTTGGCAGTACCGCCAGCGGTTCGTTCGGTGTGTTGATCCAGCGAGTCCCAATACCGATCACACTCATAGTCGGCGTGAACTGCACTTTGTCCTATCGGCCCGTTGAGTCCGATTTCTGTGGAATCCCCTCGAGAATCCCACGAACCCCAGTCAGTGGCTCGCCGACGTCGATGCCGTTCGGTGTGATCGTAAACTCCCGAAGCGACCGCTCGAAATTCCCGGCACGCTTTTTGAGAACACCAATCCCCTTGCGGAGTTCCCCATCAATCTCGACGTAGTTGAGATAGATGATAGTGTCCGCAATGTAGCTGATGTTCGCACTCGAGGCACTCGGCATGCCACTTACCTGATCCGTGGCGTCGAGAAGCAGGACGGCCACGTCCCTGTTTTTGAGATACCGGATTAGTGCGTGGAGTTTCTGGCCGAGTTCATCCGTTTTGCCCTGCATCGAGACTTTGTAGCCGTCAACGCCATCGATCATGATCAGGTCGGTGTCGTCGGTATCGATTCGGGTCATGACCCGCTGTGCGAACTCTTCGGCCGACATCGAGAGTGGTTCGATGGCTTCGATTGACAGCGCTCCCCGTTCCTGTTGTGCCGAAATTGGCACGCCCAGTGCGTCAGATCGGTGCATGTAGGTCTTCGGTGACTCTTCGAAAAGATACGCCACCGGGTTGGCACCGCGTTCGGCCGCGGCGGAGAGAAACTGAGTTCCGGTCGTCGTCTTCCCGACGCCAGTCGGCCCGGTGATAAACGTCGCCGTTCCTCGCTCGAGCCCGCCACCGAGCAGTGTATCGAGTGCCTCGATCCCCGAGGGCGTCTGTTCGGGATCGAACTCGCGATAGTTGTGTTCCGGCACCAGACTCGGATACACCTCGAACCCGCTCGAGCGAATCTCGAGGCCGTGGCTCCCGTCCTGTTGGCCGATGCCACGGTGTTTGGGGACGGCGATCCGCCGCCCATCGACGCCGCGCTCGAGTTCGACGATGCCGTCACTCAACGACCGGACTTCGTCGTCGGCTCGTGACGGTTCGTCCGTCTTCGTCGCGATGACTGTCGTTTCCCTCCCTTTCAGAAATCGCATAAACGAAATCAGGCGCTTGCGAAATTGGTACTCCGATGGCTCGATGTATTGCAACTGTGAGATTGGATCGAGTAACACGCGGTCGGGGTTGATCCCCTCGATTGCAGCCCTGATCTCCGCAATAAAGTGTTCGGATTCGACCACCTTTGTGTCTACGAGGTCGTAAGTGCTATCGGATTCGAAAAAATCGGAGTCCGGACCGAGATCGAGAAATTCGGCGTTCGAGAGATCAAGACCCAAACTCGAGGCGTTCGCGAGAATTTCGTCTTCGGACTCTTCACCGTGGACGAAGAGCACGGTTTCGTCGTTCTCGAGACCGGTTTCAAGGAATTTCATCCCGAGTAAGGTCTTGCCAGTCCCGGGACGGCCGACGACGAGATAGAGTCGGCCGATCACCAATCCGCCGTTGAGAATTTTATCAAGTCCACCAACCCCGGTCTTGATCGTTTGTAATGTGGTTCCCATAGAGTATCCATTCGGAAGAACGGCTCACAAATAAATTTGTACGAAGAACGGCTGATAGGAGCCCTGTCGGCTGTGGCCACGAATGGCAATGGATAGACAACAGTCGTCGGCGAACGCTCTCGAGACAGTATCCGAACTTTGCGAGCAGACCGACGATATCGCGGCTCGTTTTATTTCGTAGGTCGCCGACGGTGAGTTTCGGATCGTCGGACTGAGTGTGATGCTGCCGGGCGTTGTGATGGGAACGACGGCACTCTGGCTCGCAGCGCGAGGGTGACTCTGGGCGGAACCGAACCAGCGAGGTGGCGTCGAGCATTCCCCATCTCGATGGTTCCATTGTCCGGTGACGGTGCCCTTTTCACATCGCTCGCCCACCCTCCGGTATGGAACTCACGCCAGTGACGGACCTGCCCGAAATCCGTCCCGGCGACGACCTCGCCGAACTCATCGCAGAACGGGCCGGCGACGACCTCGAGTCAGGCGACGTGCTCACCGTCGCGAGCACGGTCGTCTCGAAAGCCGAGGGGCGAGTCGCTGATCTCGAGGAGTACCCCGTCAGCGCCCGCGCACAGGAGATCGCCGACACAATCGGCGACCTCACGGAGGAGGAGAAAGATCCACGATTCGCCCAGGCGGTACTCGAGGAGAGCACCGAACTCCTGATCGACTGTCCCTTCCTGCTCACGGAAACCCGATTCGGCCACATCAACGTCAACGCGGGGATCGATCAGTCGAACGTGCCGGGCCACGACCTGTTACTCCTGCCGAAGCGACCGACGAAAAGCGCCGAGCGAATCCGCGAGGGACTCGCGGAACACGGCTACGACGATATCGCCGTCATTGTCACCGATACCTGCGGCCGCCCGTTCCGTCACGGCCAGCGCGGCGTCGCCATCGGCTGGGCCGGCATGCCTGCAAGCCGGGATTGGCGCGGCGAGATGGACCGCGACGGCGACGAACTCGAGGTCACGGTCCAGTCCGTGATCGACGAACTCGCCTCGGCGGCGAATCTCGTCACGGGCGAGGGCGCAGACGGCGTGCCGGCGGTCGTCGTCAGCGACTGGGAATTCGGCGACCTCGAGGGGAGCAACGAACTGTTCCGCTCAGTTGAAGACGACCTCGTTCGGCAGGCGCTTCGTGAGTGGGACTGGAAGGGTGGTGCCTGATGCCGGCCGATATCGGAGCAGACGGCGACGCGCCGACCTGGGGGATCGAACTCACGCCCGAGCATCCACTCGAGGAGATCGCCGATCTCGCGGCGCTCGCCGAAGACGAAGGGTTCGATCTGGCGCTCTCGAGCAGTCACTACTTCAATCGCGATCCGTTCGTCGCGCTCTCGTGGATGGCGAGTGCGACCGACGAGATTCGGCTTGGACCGGGCGTGGTCAACCCCTACGAGACCCATCCCGTACGACTCGCCGCGCAGGCGGCGACGATTGACGAGGTCAGCGACGGGCGCGGCGTGTTCGGCATCGGGGCCGGCGACCGCTCCGCCTTATCCAATCTCGGCGTCGAGCACGACCGGCCGCTCCGGCGCGTCCTCGAGACGTTCGATGTTGCGCGGGATTTGTGGGCCGGCGAGACGGTCACCCACGAGGGAACGTTCACCGCAAAAGACGCCTCACTCAACCTCGAGGAGTGCAACCTCCCCGTCTATGTCGGTGCACAGGGGCCACACATGCTACGGATGAGCGCGAAACACGCCGACGGCGTGTTGATCAACGCGGCGCATCCGCGCGACCTCGAGTGGGCTGCAGGCCAACTCGAGCAGGGACTCGAGGAACGAACGAATGAAAAGGGCGACTTCGAGGCGCTGGCGTTCGCCTCCGTCAGCGTCGCCGCCGACGAAGACGAGGCGCGCGAAGCGGCTCGCCCACCAGTTGCCTTTATTGCGGGTGCAGCGGCCGAACCGGTGCTCGAGCGCCACGATATCGACCGCGAGGCGGCGAGTACAGTTAGCGACGCTCTCGAGCAGGGCGAACTCGGCGAGGCATTCGGTTGCGTCACGCCTGCAATGATCGACGCCTTCTGTATCGCGGGCACAACTGAGACGGTCGCCGAGCAGTTCGAGGCCGCCCTCGAGTTCGTCGACGGTATCGTCGTCGGCTCGCCGCTCGGCCCAGATCTCGAGGATGCGATTGGCCGCGCAAGCGAAGCGCTCGAGCGTGCGAGGTCGCAGTAAAATCGGTGCGTGTCGCGTTAGTTCGAGGTAAAGAGGCTACCGACGGCACCGAGTGTCAGGACGCCGAAGACGCCGAGTGCAGCGACAATGAGCAGTGTCCCGGCGAGGACGAGCAGGGGCGCGAGGCCATCGCCCATTGCGACTTCGGTGAAGTGGTCGTTCATCTCAATGATGTTGTCGATGATGACGTTGAGTGGAACGGTGGTGTCCATGTGTGGAGGTTGCAAACGATGGTACTTGGCGGTGCCGGTCCCGACTCGAGTCTGACGGCTGTCGGATCAAACGCAACGGACACCACCCGTTCGTGTGAAGCCGGTGGCCCTAAACAGAGACACACCGTACAACGGGGTATGAGCGACGACACAAGACTCTCCGATTTTGGCAGTGAGGGGGTTGCAGACGAGGTCGACGGCGAACGAGCGGGTGGCAGCGAGGAGGACGAGAGCGAAGCGACAGCGGCCACCGAACTCGCGACGTACGCCTGGGGCGAGTACGTCTGCACTCGCTGTGACGCAGAAAGCGAACGCGTCTGGCGAGACGATGGCGCGTTCGTCTGTCCGGACTGCAAGGAGTGGTAGGCAGCGCCGAAATCGGGAGAATCGAAACGCTCCGGCTCAGTTCTCGAGGGCCTGACTTCCTTCGCGAAGGCCGCGCATGTAGCCGATGGCGAACAGGCGACCGAGCATGTGGTAGCCGGGGTTCGAGTTGTCCTCGCCGGCCATCGTCGGGACGTGGTCGGGACGCATCGGCACGTCGTCGTCGACGTGTTTCTCGTAAGCTCGCATGGCGGCGAACATGTCCGTCGGGCCGTTGTCGTGCCAGGTTTCGACGAAGCGGTTCCGGTCGCCTTCCACGTCGCGGAAATGAATGAAATTGATCTTCTCGCCGAAGCGTTCAATCGTCTCGGGGATATCGACACCCATCGCGGCGAAGTTGCCCTGGCAGAACGTGATCCCGTTGTACTCGCTGTCGTAGCTATCGACTACGCGCTGGTAGGCCTCGGGACTGTTGATGATCCGGGGCATGTCGCCGAGCGATTCGCGGGGCGGGTCATCGGGGTGCAGTCCGAGTTTGACGCCGGCTTCCTCCGCTACGGGCGTGACTTCCTCGAGGAAGTACTCGAGGGCCTCCCAGAGTTGCTCGGCGGTGACGTCGGCGGCTTCGCGGTGGTCGGGCGAGCCGAGTTTGTCGGTGTCGAAGCCGGTGACGTAGGAACCGCCGCGGGACTCGAGGTGGGCTTCGGTGCGCGCCCAGCGGGTGCCGGCCATCCAGTCGTAGCAGACGACCGGGATGCCGACGTCGCCACAGTCCCGCAGGAACTGTTTGAACTCCGCAATGTCGGCGTCGCGGCCCTCCTCGCCGAGGCGGACGCGGTCCGGAATCGGGACGCTGCCCTCGATGACGTCGATGGTGAGGCCAGCGTCGACGAACCAGTTTTGCATCGCGCGGAGTTCGTCATACGTCCACTGGCTCTGATTATCGCCGATCTCGAGGGTGTGGACGACGACGCTGTCAACGCCGAGTTGTTTCGCTTGCTGCCAGCGTTCGTCGGGCTGGCGCGGCAAAATAAGGGATGGTGTGACCATAGCGAGCGATTTGGGGCCGATTGTATATATCTTACCAAGCGGGAGAGTCACCGAGCGAAGCGGGCCGTCTCAGCGCAATATTGTGAGTTTCTAGACACGTAAGGAACAACGTTTTTTCCGCCAATCAATTGAACACGGTATGGACTTCCGGGAGCCAAAAACGCTCATTCCAGCGGCCGTCGAAACACTCCCGATCAATTTTGCGATCCTCGATACCGATGGGACGATTCTGTACACGAACGACGCCTGGCAAGCATTCGGCAAGGCCAACGACATCGACGCTCAACCGGATACAATCGGAACCAACTACCTCGAGATTACCAGACAGGCGGAGACGGAGACGGCCCAAACTGCTGCCGCGGGGTTAGCCGAGATTCTAACGGGGGAGAGAGAACTCTTCGAGTTCGAATATCCCTGTCACTCGCCCGAAACAAAGCGGTGGTTTCTCATGCGGGCAGCGCAGTTCACCGAGGATGGGCAGCGATTCGTCGCTGTCGCACACTTCGACATCACTGACCGCTACCAGTACCAGCAGCAATTAGAGGCGTCCAACGAGCGCCTCCAGCAGTTCGCATACGTCGCCTCCCACGACTTACAGGAGCCGCTGCGGATGGTCACCAGCTACCTGCAACTACTCGAGAATCGGTACGGCGACGAACTCGACGAGGACGCCGAAGACTTCATCGAGTTCGCGGTCGACGGTGCCAGGCGGATGGAGGCCATGATCGAGGGCCTGCTTGCGTACTCCAGAGTCGAAACGCAGGGCAAGTCCTTCGAGTCGGTTTCGCTCGAAGCGGTGCTAGAGGATGTGCTGACCGATCTCGAGATCCAGATCAACGAAACCGGTGCCGAGATCACCGCCGAGTCGTTGCCGACCGTCGACGGGGATGCCAGCCAACTCCGTCAACTCTTCCAGAACCTGTTGGACAACGCCATCACGTACAGCGGCGAGGAGACGCCGCAGGTGTCGATTGGCGCACAGCGTGAGGGAGACGAGTGGGTCATTTCGGTCAGTGACGATGGAATCGGGATCGATCCAGACGAGACGGACCGGGTGTTCGAGGTGTTCCAGCGGCTCCACAGCCACGAGGAGTACAGCGGGACGGGGATCGGCCTCGCACTCTGTAAGCGGATCGTCGAACGACACGGGGGCGAAATCTGGGTTTCGTCCGCCCCCGGCGACGGCTCGACGTTTTCGTTTACGCTCCCAGCAGCGGACACGTGATCGCTCGCTCAAGGACCGATGCGACTGTACCTTCTTAGTAGTCGATTCCCGAAAGACGGTCGACTTTCGGATCGGTGAAGACGTCCTTTTCGTCCACGCTTGTCGAGGAGAACTCCGAGATGACAGCGCCCTCGTCGTGGCCTGTGAACCAGTGGTTCGTATCCGGCGGAATCGTGTACTGATCGCCGGCCTCGAGGACGATTTCCTTTTCAGCAGTGTAGTGTTCCTCGCGCGTTGGCGGCTCGACCGTCGGCTCGTCGGTCGGTTCGCCTTCAACGAACAGCGAGACGGTGCCCGCGCGACAGCGGAACGTCTCCTGTTTGCCCGGCGTGCCGTCGAAGGGCGGATGGCGGTGCTCGGGACAGGTCTGGCCCGGCAACTGGACGAGTTCTTTCGCACAGTAGCGATCCGTGTTGACGTAGGTATGGATCTGCGTGCCGATGGTCTCGAGGTCATCAAAGCCGAAATCGGCAATCTCGAGGTCAGCCTGTTCCGCCTCAGTCAGGACGATGCCGGCATCTGCGATGAGCTCGAGTGCGCGTTGTGTGACGTCTTCTCGTGTCGAATCGGTGGTCATCGAGTAAAACTCACACGGACGATCCAAAAAAGCCAGCGGGTTGCTCTGGGTCATATTCGGCGGTGCTGGGTCGAACCCGTCGTTTGAGCCCCGAACATTTATATCTCAGTCGCGGCTCTAGTAACCTGCAATGGCGAAAGGTACGGTCGAATTCTTCAACGACACTGGCGGCTACGGGTTCATCGAGAGCGAGGAGTCAGACGACGACGTGTTCTTCCACATGGAAGACGTCGGCGGTCCCGATCTCGAGGAAGGACAAGAAGTCGAGTTCGACATCGAGCAGGCCGATAAAGGCCCGCGCGCGACGAACGTCGAACGACTGTGAGCTGATTCAGTCGAGGTATCGTTCTCTGATTATTACGACCGGTGAGCAACAGCACTCGTGGTTTTGTAGTGGTGTTCTCGAGGATCTGTCAGCACCGCGGGTCGGCGGTTGCAACGCTTCCATTCATACGTTGACACAAAGCATATATTTACCAACCCCTGAAACGGAGACAGACAACCAGTGCACCCGATGCGACGCCCGTCCCCGCAGCCGACCCCCGCCTCGAGTTGGTACTGCCACGATGACTGATCCTGACCCGACACCTGCGCCGGCGCATGCCGAGACCGACGGAGCGGCGACAGCCGGATTGCAGACCGACAGCGACACGGCCGAGCCGTTGCCGGTCGACGATGTCGCGACGCTCCACGAGGCGATTGAAGACAACGTCTCGCAGGTCATCGTCGGCCACAAGGCGGTTATCGAGCACGTCAGTCTCGCATTGCTCGCACGCGGGCACGTCCTGCTGGATGACGTTCCAGGCGTCGGCAAGACGATGCTTGCGCGCGCAATTGCGACCTCCATCGACTGTACGTTCCGGCGCATCCAGTTTACGCCGGACCTCCTGCCGACCGACGTCACCGGCGTCAACGTCTTCAACCAGAAAGACCGCGAGTTCGAGTTCCAGTCCGGCCCCGTCTTTGGCAACATCGTGCTTGGCGACGAGATCAATCGCGCGCCACCGAAAACCCAATCTGCCCTGCTCGAGGCCATGGAAGAACAACAGGTCACCGTCGACGGCGAGACGCACACACTTCCGGACCCCTTCACCGTCATCGCGACACAGAACGCCGTCGAGCCGAACCAGACCTACGAGTTGCCACTGGCCGAACTCGACCGATTCATGAAGAAGCTCCACCTCGGCTATCCGACACCCGAGGAGGAAGCCGAGTTGCTCGGCCGAACCGTCGGCGACCACCCAATCGAATCGCTCGAGTCGATCACCGACCGGGAGACGATTGTTCGTGCACGCGAGACTGTCGCCAACGCACGCGTTGCTCAGCCGATCAGAGACTATGCGACACGACTCGTCGGCTACACGCGCGAGCACGCCCGAATCGGCGTCAGTCCGCGCGGCACAATCGCCCTGTTGCGCGGCGCACAGGCACGCGCTGTCACGAGCGGCCGAGCGTACGTCATCCCTGACGATATCCAGGCTGAAGCCCCAGCCGTCCTGAGCCACCGGATTCGCGTCGACGATCACGACCGCGACGGTGACGCTATCGTCAGCGAGGCCCTCGAGCGCGTCGCCGTCGAGACCCCAGAGCAGTAACGACATCCCACCATGCGACTGACTTACAGCGGTTGGACCGTCCTCGTCATCCTCGTCGGTGCCGTTGCACTGAGCTGGCAACACGGTCCACGGGCGTTGAACGCCGTCGTGACGCCGCTTGTGGTGGTGTTTGTAACCGGCGTTATTCTCACTGCCCGCGTCGACCGCCCCACGGTCCATCGCCAGCGAGTGTCCGATGGCTCAGTCGGCGAGACGCGGACGGTCGAGTGCCGTCTCGAGTGTGGTGGGACAGTGTCTGCGGATATCCTCGAGACGGTCGGCGACGGACTTAGCGTGTCGACAGCCGACGGCGAGACGAGCCAGGAAACTGACGTCGCCGTCTCGACGACAATCGACGGCGAGGCACGACTGGCCTACGATATCGAACTCGAGGAACGGGGCGAGCGCGTCGTTGGCCCGATCACGATCACCGTCTCAGACGTGTTCGGACTCATGACGCGGACGTTTACCTACACGGAGACGACGACGGTGCTCGTCTACCCGTCCGTCTCCGAGCTACACAGTGAGTCAGCCGGCGATCTGCAGGCAATCGAAAACGCCGCGGGAACGCCCGAGCGCGAGGAGTTCGACCACCTGCGGGAGTACCACCGTGGCGACTCGCTGCGAGACGTCCACTGGAAATCCGCGGCGAAACGCCCCGGTGACGAACTGGTCGTCACCGAGTATCGAGATGAAGGGGCTGCCGGCTCGGTGACAATCGCTGCCGAATGCGAGGACAACAGCGAGCAGTTCGCTCGCGCCGTCGCCAGCATCGCAACGTACCTGCTCGAGCGCGACCGACGCGTCGGGCTGACGGTCGATGGACACCACCTCGAGCCGGGGTCAGACCGCAGTCATCGCCGCGAACTGCTTGGCATTCTCGCCGTTGCAACGGGCGAGGAACTGACCGAACGCGACCGCAACGCCGCAGATATTGTCATCACGGGAGACTGGCGAGAAATGCAGGTCGTGACCGACGAGCGGACGATTCCGTTCCCACGGCTGATTCATCCGCGTGAGCGTGCGCGTGCTCCCGGCTGGAGCGAGGGACAGACAGACCGCTCCAGCGAATCAGGGGTGATCGCATGAGTACCGAATCGGGGCCGACGGGCTCATCCGGATCCGGAACACGCGAGCACTCGGTCACGATTGGAACAGAAGGTGCCATTGAGACGGAAACATTCCGGCTGCTTGCACTTGGGTGCGTGCTCATCCTGACGGCGACCTACGTGAGCGTCCTGCGCGACGTCACTCGCGTCGTCGGCGGCACCCAGTCACTGCTCGTACTCGTCGCCGCCATGCTCGTCGTCGCGACGATTCTCGCGCGTCTGATTCGGCCCCGAACGGCGATTGTGACGGCGCTCATCGCTGCAGGGCTGGGCTTTGGCTACTATCTCGAGGCCAGTGGCGTCGGCGTCGGTGTGCTCACCGAGGCGACCGGCGACCTCATCGGCGACGTGGTGTTGCTCGCGACCGGCCTCGAGATCATGCGGATGCTCGAGGCGGGCCTCTGGACGCTTGGCTTTGCGCCCGGACCGGTCTTTCTCTCGTGGTATCTCGCCATGCGCAGCCGGTACGGGCTGAGCGTGCTTGCAGGTGGGTCTGCACTGCTCTTTCTCGTCTTGACTGGAGATGCTGAAACGGGCGTGACGTTGCTCGGTGTGCTCGCCGCACTCGGGGCCGTCGGCTTCGGCGAACTCGAGTCTCGGGGCGGTGCAGTCGCACAGGCAGATCTGCTTGCGGTCCTGTTCGCTGCAATCATCGTCCTCTCGCTGTCGGTGACGCTCGTCCCCGGCGGAGCCACGACGCCAGCAGCGGTCGGTGGCAGCGGTGGTGGCACTGGCGCGACCACACTCGAGGGGACGATTGACTCCTCGCCGGAACGGTCAGGGATCAGCGGCTCGGTCGAACTCTCGCCCGAAGTCCGCTTTACAGTCGAATCGCCCGAAGAGTTCTATTGGCGAACTGGCATCTATGACCGCTACACCGGCGACGAATGGGTTCGGTCGGGCCAGCAGACACAGACGTTCGACGAACTCGAGCCACCACCGGGAACGTCGAATGTCGTTCCCTATCAACTGACTGCAGAGACGGAACTGGACGTCATGCCAGTCGCACCGGAACTGCTCGACCTCGAGTCCGAGGCGGCGCAGTACGCCGACCTCTCCGAACACGGCCAGCCACATCCAACGACGACACTACTCGAGGGTGACAGCTACGTCGCCGCGAGTGCAGTCGTTGATACGACTCCCGGAGTCCTGAACGAGGGCGGAACGGCATACCCGGATGAGATCACGGAGCAGTATCTCCAGACGCCAGAAACCCTCTCGACGGAGTTCGAAACCTACACCGCCGAGATCACTGCCGATGCCGAGACGCCCTACGAGAAAGCCGACGCAATCGAATCCTACCTGCGAACGTCGAAAGACTACTCACTCGAGGTTGACCGTCCTGATGGCGATGTCGCAGACGAGTTCCTCCTCGAGATGGACGAGGGCTACTGCGTCTACTTTGCGACTGCGATGACACAGATGCTGCGCAGCGAGGACGTGCCCGCACGATACGTCTCAGGGTATACGAGCGGCCAACAGGTCGATGACAACGAGTACGTCGTCCGCGGGCTGGACGCCCACGCCTGGGTCGAGGTGTACTTCCCCGACCACGGCTGGGTTGCGTTCGAGCCGACGCCGCCGAGTGACCGCGATGACGCCCACGACGCCGAACTCGTCGACGCCCGAAACACCGGCGAAGACGACATCGACACCGACGAAAGCGAGGACATCCCCATCACTGACGACGAGGACATCCTCGAGGAGCCGAACGTGCCCAACGGACAGGGTGAGCAGTCAGAAAACGAGTCCGAATCCGATCCGACGGATCCCGACACAGACGCTGCTGAGGAGACAGACGAGCCGGAAACGCCACCCGACGAGGAAGATGCAAGCGAGGAAAATACCTCGAGTGAGGTGACCGATCCCGGCACTGCTGGAGCCGGCGAAACAAGTGGTGAGACAACTGCAGCATCGGAACGCAACCTGACGGAGCGAATTCCACTGACGCGTGAGACTGGCACACTCCTCGCTGTCATGCTGTTCGGACTGGTCGCAGGCGTCCACCGCATCGATGC contains these protein-coding regions:
- a CDS encoding sensor histidine kinase: MTTETTNTVQLLVADEANRNALEGLLEDQFTVSTVMDELIGDLYLVDDRAFSQYHDRLERLDSGADPSFTPIVLIRRTETTVDESLLTAPGDDRPLIDDVVDAPVQQQILIRRLSNLLAHRSQFNQLVAQNNRLDEFASVVSHDLRNPLNVAIGYLESIQDDYDDSRLAEIEHSHERMEALIDDLLTIARDGGAVDDIQAVDLAALAETCWRTVDSPEATLRTETTSHLAADPSRLKQLLENLMKNAVTHGGDTVTVTIGDLEDGFYVSDDGAGIPQSERDQIFDAGYSGTSDGTGLGLNIVSKVINGHDWEVTVTESNSGGARFEISTDYSSH
- a CDS encoding ATPase domain-containing protein, yielding MGTTLQTIKTGVGGLDKILNGGLVIGRLYLVVGRPGTGKTLLGMKFLETGLENDETVLFVHGEESEDEILANASSLGLDLSNAEFLDLGPDSDFFESDSTYDLVDTKVVESEHFIAEIRAAIEGINPDRVLLDPISQLQYIEPSEYQFRKRLISFMRFLKGRETTVIATKTDEPSRADDEVRSLSDGIVELERGVDGRRIAVPKHRGIGQQDGSHGLEIRSSGFEVYPSLVPEHNYREFDPEQTPSGIEALDTLLGGGLERGTATFITGPTGVGKTTTGTQFLSAAAERGANPVAYLFEESPKTYMHRSDALGVPISAQQERGALSIEAIEPLSMSAEEFAQRVMTRIDTDDTDLIMIDGVDGYKVSMQGKTDELGQKLHALIRYLKNRDVAVLLLDATDQVSGMPSASSANISYIADTIIYLNYVEIDGELRKGIGVLKKRAGNFERSLREFTITPNGIDVGEPLTGVRGILEGIPQKSDSTGR
- a CDS encoding coenzyme F420-0:L-glutamate ligase, which translates into the protein MELTPVTDLPEIRPGDDLAELIAERAGDDLESGDVLTVASTVVSKAEGRVADLEEYPVSARAQEIADTIGDLTEEEKDPRFAQAVLEESTELLIDCPFLLTETRFGHINVNAGIDQSNVPGHDLLLLPKRPTKSAERIREGLAEHGYDDIAVIVTDTCGRPFRHGQRGVAIGWAGMPASRDWRGEMDRDGDELEVTVQSVIDELASAANLVTGEGADGVPAVVVSDWEFGDLEGSNELFRSVEDDLVRQALREWDWKGGA
- a CDS encoding 5,10-methylenetetrahydromethanopterin reductase, giving the protein MPADIGADGDAPTWGIELTPEHPLEEIADLAALAEDEGFDLALSSSHYFNRDPFVALSWMASATDEIRLGPGVVNPYETHPVRLAAQAATIDEVSDGRGVFGIGAGDRSALSNLGVEHDRPLRRVLETFDVARDLWAGETVTHEGTFTAKDASLNLEECNLPVYVGAQGPHMLRMSAKHADGVLINAAHPRDLEWAAGQLEQGLEERTNEKGDFEALAFASVSVAADEDEAREAARPPVAFIAGAAAEPVLERHDIDREAASTVSDALEQGELGEAFGCVTPAMIDAFCIAGTTETVAEQFEAALEFVDGIVVGSPLGPDLEDAIGRASEALERARSQ
- a CDS encoding DUF7573 domain-containing protein, which gives rise to MSDDTRLSDFGSEGVADEVDGERAGGSEEDESEATAATELATYAWGEYVCTRCDAESERVWRDDGAFVCPDCKEW
- a CDS encoding mannonate dehydratase — encoded protein: MVTPSLILPRQPDERWQQAKQLGVDSVVVHTLEIGDNQSQWTYDELRAMQNWFVDAGLTIDVIEGSVPIPDRVRLGEEGRDADIAEFKQFLRDCGDVGIPVVCYDWMAGTRWARTEAHLESRGGSYVTGFDTDKLGSPDHREAADVTAEQLWEALEYFLEEVTPVAEEAGVKLGLHPDDPPRESLGDMPRIINSPEAYQRVVDSYDSEYNGITFCQGNFAAMGVDIPETIERFGEKINFIHFRDVEGDRNRFVETWHDNGPTDMFAAMRAYEKHVDDDVPMRPDHVPTMAGEDNSNPGYHMLGRLFAIGYMRGLREGSQALEN
- a CDS encoding PAS domain-containing sensor histidine kinase, whose translation is MDFREPKTLIPAAVETLPINFAILDTDGTILYTNDAWQAFGKANDIDAQPDTIGTNYLEITRQAETETAQTAAAGLAEILTGERELFEFEYPCHSPETKRWFLMRAAQFTEDGQRFVAVAHFDITDRYQYQQQLEASNERLQQFAYVASHDLQEPLRMVTSYLQLLENRYGDELDEDAEDFIEFAVDGARRMEAMIEGLLAYSRVETQGKSFESVSLEAVLEDVLTDLEIQINETGAEITAESLPTVDGDASQLRQLFQNLLDNAITYSGEETPQVSIGAQREGDEWVISVSDDGIGIDPDETDRVFEVFQRLHSHEEYSGTGIGLALCKRIVERHGGEIWVSSAPGDGSTFSFTLPAADT
- a CDS encoding D-lyxose/D-mannose family sugar isomerase: MTTDSTREDVTQRALELIADAGIVLTEAEQADLEIADFGFDDLETIGTQIHTYVNTDRYCAKELVQLPGQTCPEHRHPPFDGTPGKQETFRCRAGTVSLFVEGEPTDEPTVEPPTREEHYTAEKEIVLEAGDQYTIPPDTNHWFTGHDEGAVISEFSSTSVDEKDVFTDPKVDRLSGIDY
- a CDS encoding cold-shock protein, giving the protein MAKGTVEFFNDTGGYGFIESEESDDDVFFHMEDVGGPDLEEGQEVEFDIEQADKGPRATNVERL
- a CDS encoding AAA family ATPase, with the translated sequence MTDPDPTPAPAHAETDGAATAGLQTDSDTAEPLPVDDVATLHEAIEDNVSQVIVGHKAVIEHVSLALLARGHVLLDDVPGVGKTMLARAIATSIDCTFRRIQFTPDLLPTDVTGVNVFNQKDREFEFQSGPVFGNIVLGDEINRAPPKTQSALLEAMEEQQVTVDGETHTLPDPFTVIATQNAVEPNQTYELPLAELDRFMKKLHLGYPTPEEEAELLGRTVGDHPIESLESITDRETIVRARETVANARVAQPIRDYATRLVGYTREHARIGVSPRGTIALLRGAQARAVTSGRAYVIPDDIQAEAPAVLSHRIRVDDHDRDGDAIVSEALERVAVETPEQ